One window of Candidatus Polarisedimenticolia bacterium genomic DNA carries:
- a CDS encoding Hsp20/alpha crystallin family protein, with the protein MTVVQWDPLQELLALKDRMNKIIENAMSRSRYGGAADAGTWAPAVDIYETPEFVVVSAELPGLSASEIDIKLVDNTLTLKGERKLEKGIQQENYHRIERSYGVFQRSFPLPPGVKASEALAEYKLGILHIRIPKSREAGESAVRIKIR; encoded by the coding sequence TCAGGAGTTGCTGGCCCTGAAAGACCGCATGAACAAGATCATCGAGAACGCCATGTCGCGCTCGCGCTACGGGGGCGCGGCGGACGCCGGGACCTGGGCCCCCGCCGTGGACATCTACGAGACCCCCGAGTTCGTGGTGGTGTCGGCCGAGCTGCCGGGACTGTCCGCCTCGGAGATCGACATCAAGCTGGTCGACAACACGCTGACCCTGAAGGGAGAGCGAAAGCTCGAGAAGGGGATCCAGCAGGAGAACTACCACCGCATCGAGCGCTCCTACGGCGTCTTCCAGCGCTCCTTCCCGCTGCCGCCCGGCGTCAAGGCCTCCGAGGCGCTGGCCGAGTACAAGCTCGGGATCCTGCACATCCGCATTCCCAAATCGCGCGAAGCAGGAGAGAGCGCGGTGCGCATCAAGATCCGCTGA